In a single window of the Bufo bufo chromosome 5, aBufBuf1.1, whole genome shotgun sequence genome:
- the LOC121000781 gene encoding uncharacterized protein LOC121000781 yields the protein MSDGNLPVRRIGTRAAVRQEASNMAESDASSSSEPAPSTPQKLDNSPKLEALLEPKPEPMDTSPPASIDQPLSLMQTAPILTTVQLKDAVLLPPLGPSLYSGRKRKANFSNEETETLVRDVVEHFSALYGSEALRTESTRRNQRRSQLWTQIQKNVNELGYTPRSIDDLKHKWRDLRLEVKRKITHRRTGTKETPAPVGTPAIDTKLSQLEDLVASTIGHHCTLDGEQEGMYMEPGVPRQSIFFSCRGGIGDMGSDRGCDRMGTTASPRPTLEKSVASPLVSASPAQLSFIRLTEDVENGEREKDVVPGVQIKTFPDTWTAMKEVCTLVTTQNLIPAQRTIVTAPPEILTVKQEVLTAKPVLAPARCESQNSIVSSPEGSLGNPAGQTEQNAGGSDCGDNNSSSSPAMSVVKTDGETVQLKVESEGGDSQEAGKDSPEQDDDRGNWQENQDEWERQSHSPQLSDNAQDDSMPSSSSQDGDPSSGGELPANGDCSFDPDDRKAPCKSNMSRLLELEEQWDRLYHRELGLWEEERMQQQQQRNQDRELQQQLLGVLTDIRDELRQLRQERAVARQNQAAAATASLAVTNTSTIAPTKPNTESPTVAETPSTPVTARRRGRPRLIKPAPEPARPIRPQPDPSTKS from the exons ATGTCTGACGGAAACCTCCCTGTTCGAAGAATTGGCACCAGAGCGGCGGTACGGCAGGAGGCCTCCAACATGGCGGAATCTGACGCTTCTTCCAGCTCCGAACCGGCACCTTCCACCCCCCAGAAGCTCGACAACTCTCCAAAGTTGGAAGCTTTACTGGAACCCAAACCAGAGCCGATGGATACGTCGCCCCCTGCGAGCATAGACCAGCCGCTGTCCCTCATGCAGACCGCCCCCATCCTCACCACCGTACAACTCAAGGACGCGGTGCTTCTGCCGCCGCTCGGGCCCAGCCTCTACTCCGGCCGGAAACGGAAAGCCAACTTCTCCAATGAAGAGACGGAGACGCTGGTCAGGGACGTGGTCGAACATTTCAGTGCCCTGTACGGGTCCGAGGCGCTGCGCACAGAGTCCACCCGCCGGAACCAGCGCCGCAGCCAGCTCTGGACCCAGATACAGAAAAACGTCAACGAACTGGGGTACACGCCGCGCAGCATCGACGACCTGAAGCACAAATGGCGCGACCTGCGCTTGGAAGTCAAAAGGAAGATCACCCATCGGAGGACGGGCACCAAGGAGACCCCCGCTCCTGTAGGGACCCCCGCTATTGACACTAAGCTCAGCCAACTAGAGGACCTGGTGGCCTCGACGATAGGACACCACTGCACGCTGGACGGGGAGCAGGAGGGCATGTACATGGAGCCTG GGGTACCGCGACAATCCATATTCTTCTCATGCAGAGGAGGGATCGGGGACATGGGCAGCGACAGGGGCTGCGACAGGATGGGCACCACCG CAAGTCCGAGGCCCACGCTGGAGAAGTCGGTCGCGTCCCCTCTGGTCAGCGCATCCCCCGCTCAGCTCTCTTTTATCCGGCTAACGGAAGACGTGGAGAACGGCGAGCGCGAGAAGGATGTCGTCCCGGGTGTCCAGATCAAGACCTTCCCCGACACCTGGACGGCCATGAAGGAGGTGTGCACGCTGGTGACCACCCAGAACCTGATCCCAGCTCAGCGGACCATCGTCACAGCCCCACCGGAGATCCTGACCGTCAAGCAGGAAGTTCTGACCGCCAAGCCTGTCTTGGCTCCAGCGCGTTGCGAGTCTCAGAACTCAATCGTCTCGTCCCCGGAAGGGTCCCTCGGTAATCCAGCCGGGCAAACTGAACAGAATGCCGGGGGAAGTGACTGCGGCGacaacaacagcagcagcagcccggCCATGTCTGTGGTCAAGACAGACGGGGAGACGGTGCAACTGAAGGTGGAGAGTGAAGGAGGAGACAGTCAGGAGGCAGGGAAGGATTCTCCTGAACAAGATGACGACCGGGGCAACTGGCAAGAGAATCAGGATGAGTGGGAGAGACAATCCCATTCCCCGCAGCTCAGCGACAACGCCCAGGACGACTCCATGCCCTCTTCATCTTCCCAGGACGGGGACCCTTCTTCAGGAGGCGAGCTCCCCGCAAACGGAGACTGCTCCTTTGACCCAGACGACCGCAAAGCTCCATGTAAATCGAATATGAGTCGGCTGCTTGAGTTGGAGGAGCAGTGGGACCGGTTATACCACCGCGAGCTGGGACTATGGGAGGAAGAGCGgatgcagcaacagcagcagcgcaACCAAGACAGGGAGCTGCAGCAGCAACTGCTCGGCGTGCTGACGGACATTCGAGACGAACTGCGCCAGCTCAGGCAGGAGAGGGCCGTCGCCCGGCAGAACCAGGCGGCCGCCGCCACCGCCTCCCTCGCGGTAACCAACACTTCTACTATCGCACCCACCAAACCTAATACCGAAAGTCCCACGGTGGCAGAGACCCCAAGTACTCCCGTTACAGCAAGGCGTAGGGGGAGGCCCCGCCTCATCAAGCCGGCACCAGAGCCCGCCCGCCCCATCCGACCGCAACCAGATCCTTCTACCAAAAGCTGA